CAGGCTGGCCAGGGCGGTTTCAACCTGATCCTGAGCGACGCAGATGACCATGCCGACGCCGCAGTTGAGCACACGGTGCATTTCGTGCTCGTCGACGTTGCCTTGCTCCTGCAGCCAGTCGAACACGGCCGGGCGATTCCAGCTGGTCACGTCGATCACGGCCTGTGCGCCCTGCGGCAGTACGCGCGGGATGTTGTCCAGCAGGCCGCCGCCGGTGATGTGGGCCATGGCCTTGACCGCACCGGTGTCCTTGATCAGCTTGAGCAGCGGCTTGACGTAGATACGGGTCGGCGCCATCAGCAGATCGGCCAGAGCCTTGCCGTCCAGTTGCAGCTGCTCGATGTCGGCGCCGGAAACTTCGATGATCTTGCGGATCAGCGAGTAGCCATTGGAGTGCGGGCCGGAGGAAGGCAGGGCGATCAGGGCGTCGCCGGTGACGACCTTGGAGCCGTCGATGATCTCGGCTTTTTCCACCACGCCGACGCAGAAGCCGGCCAGGTCGTAGTCTTCGCCTTCGTACATGCCCGGCATTTCGGCTGTTTCACCACCGACCAGGGAGCAGCCGGCGAGTTCGCAACCAGCGCCGATACCGGTTACCACGGTGGCGGCGACGTCGACGTTGAGCTTGCCGGTAGCGTAGTAGTCGAGGAAGAACAGCGGCTCGGCGCCGCAGACCACCAGGTCGTTGACGCACATGGCGACCAGATCCTGGCCGATGCTGTCGTGCTTGTTCAGGTTCAGTGCCAGGCGCAGCTTGGTGCCGACACCGTCGGTGCCGGACACCAGTACCGGTTGCTTGTAGCCGGCCGGGATCTCGCACAGGGCGCCGAAGCCGCCCAGGCCACCCATGACTTCCGGACGCGCAGTGCGCTTGGCGACGCCTTTGATGCGTTCGACCAGGGCTTCACCGGCATCGATGTCGACGCCTGCGTCCTTGTAGCTGATGGAGGGTTGCTTGCTCATAGATCCGGGCCTTTGGATGGGGAGTTCGTGTAGGCGCCGACGTGGCGCAGGCTCATCCAAGGAGCCCGGCGCGCGTACCGGCTGGCGAAGGCGCGCGATTTTATCAGGCTTGCCCGGTAGCGGCCACTCGTGTGCATGCGCTTCGTCGCAGGCACCGGCTCTGGTTGCCGGGGCTTGAGCGGCTGTTTAAGGTATAGGCTTTTGTGCCCGCCCGCCGTGCGGCCATCCCTTGCGAGAGTCCACCCCAATGCGTTTGCCCATCCGCCTGTTGTTCCTCTGTCTGTCGCTGCTGAGCCTGCCGGTATTGGCCGCGCCGGTTACCGGTCTGTACCAGGTGCGCGAGCCCGTGGCCGACCAACAGCCGGAAGCTCGCGACGGTGCCATGCAGAAAGCCCTGCAGACGCTGGTGCTACGCCTGACCGGCGACGCCAAGGCGTTGCAAAGTGCCGGGCTGGAAGGGCTGCGCAAGGACCCGCAGCAGATCGTCAGCCAGTACGGTTATGAAGGCGACGCGCTGCTGGTCGAGTTCGATCCGGGCAGTACCGAGCGCCAGTTACGTCAGGCCGGCCTGGCTCTGTGGGGTGCCAATCGCCCGGCCATCCTGACCTGGTGGCTCAACGAGTCGCCGGAAGGCAGCCAACTGGTTGGTGAAAGCCAGAGCGCATCGGCACTGCTACGCGATGCTGCGCAACATCGTGGCTTGCCACTGCGTTTGCCGCTGGCGGACCTGAGCGAGCAGGCGCTGGGCAGTGCCGATGTGCTGCTGGCCAACGATCCCCAAGCCCTGCGCGAGGCGTCCGAGCGCTACGTTGCCGATGCCTTGCTGGCCGTGCAGGCGACTGAAAGCGGCGGCAGCTGGCAGGCGACCTGGCGCCTGTGGCTGGGTGACGAGCGCGAGCAGGGCAAGGCAGAGGCCGCCGATCAGGCAGCGCTGGCCGATGCAGTGCTGTTGGCCGTGGCCGAGCGCCTGGCGCCGCGTTTCCTGGTCAAACCGGGTGCTGCGCAGAGCCTGACGCTGGTGATCGAGGGCGCAGACCTGGGCCGTTTCGCGGCACTGGAGCGCTTGCTCGAACCCTTCGCCGCGCGTTTGCAGGAAATCGACGGCCAGCGCCTGGTTTATCAGGTCAGCGCCAGCCCGGAGCAGCTGCGCGCGCAACTGGCATTGGGGCAACTGCAGGAAGTCAGTGAGCCGCTCGATGCTGCTGAGCCAGTAGAGAACCCGGAGGCCGCTGCAACCGAGGCGCCGCAGGTAAAGCCGCGCACCGATCAATTGCGCTTTCGCTGGTAGAATCTGCGTCGGGTAGACCACAGCCCAGTTACGCAGCGCCTTCCTGGCGCCGTTTCGCATCGAGGACGCGAGCATGACCGATTCCACCCGTTGGCTATGGATGGCTGGGCTGTTTCTGCTCGGCTGGCTGCTGTACCTGTTGCACCCGATTCTTTCCCCGTTCCTGATCGGTATCCTGCTGGCCTACATGGGCGACCCGCTGGTCGATCGTCTCGAGCGGCATCGGCTGTCGCGCACGGGGGGCGTGGTGGTGGTATTCGCGCTGTTCGCTCTGGTATTGCTGATCCTGCTGCTGGTGTTGGTGCCCATGCTGGGACGACAGCTGGTGCGTCTATATCAGCTGGCGCCGGAAATGCTCGATTGGTTGCAAGGCACGGCCTTGCCGTGGTCGCAGTCGCATCTGGGGTTGCAGGATGACCTGCTGCAGGTCGATCAACTCAAGCAGGTCTTTACCGACAACATTGGCAAGACCACCGATGTGCTCAAGGCGGTGCTGGCCCAGGCGACATCCTCGGGGTTGGCACTGCTGGCCTGGCTGGGCAACCTGATGCTGATTCCGGTGGTGAGCTTCTACCTGATGCGCGACTGGGATCTGCTGGTCGAGCGCGTGCGCCGCCTGCTGCCGCGCCAGCGCGAAGGATTGATCGTCAAGCTGACTGGCGAATGTCATGAAGTGCTGGGCGCCTTCCTGCGCGGCCAATTGCTGGTGATGCTGGCGCTGAGCGTCATCTATTCCGTGGGCTTGATGCTGGTGGGGTTGGAGCTGGGACTGTTGATCGGTGTGCTGGCGGGCCTGGCCAGTATCGTGCCGTACATGGGCTTTATCGTCGGTATCGGTGCGGCGTTGACTGCTGCGCTGTTCCAGTTCGGTCTCGAGCCCTATCCGCTGATCGGTATCGGCGTGGTGTTCATGATCGGCCAGTTGCTCGAGGGTATGGTCCTCACGCCCCTGCTGGTGGGTGATCGCATCGGCCTGCATCCGGTCGCGGTGATCTTCGCCATCCTCGCGGGTGGCCAACTGTTTGGCTTTACCGGCGTGCTGCTGGCCTTGCCGGTTGCTGCCGTGATCATGGTTCTGCTGCGCCATGCCCATGATTTGTATAAACTTTCCGGCCTTTACGGAGAGAGCAGCGGTTCCCACGAGCCCCCCACATGAAACCCATCCAGCTTCCCTTGGGGGTGCGTCTGCGTGATGACGCCACCTTCGCCAATTACTACCCCGGCGCCAATGCCGCGGCCCTGGGCTATGTCGAGCGATTGTGCGAGGCCGACGCCGGCTGGACGGAAAGCCTGATCTACCTGTGGGGCGCCGAAGGCGTCGGGCGCAGCCACCTGTTGCAGGCGGCCTGCCTGCGTTTTGAGCAGCGTGGCGAAGCGGTGGTGTATCTGCCGCTCAGCGAAGTGGTGCAGCACGGCCCGGAGTTGCTCGACAACCTTGAGCTGTGCGAGCTGGTCTGTCTCGATGATCTCGATGCCGTGGCCGGACGCAGCGACTGGGAAGAAGGGCTGTTCCACCTGTTCAACCGGCTGCGTGACAGCGGCAGGCGCTTGTTGCTGGCAGGCACCATGTCACCGCGCGAGTTACCGATTCAACTGCCTGATCTGAAGTCGCGACTGACCCTTTCGCTGATCTTCCAACTGCATGAGCTGTCCGACGAGGACAAGCTGCGCGCCCTGCAGCTGCGCGCCTCGCGCCGTGGCTTGCAGATGAGCGACGAGGTCGGTCGCTTCATCCTCACTCGGGGTGAGCGCAGCATGAGTGCGTTGTTCGAACTGCTGGAGCGCCTCGATCAGGCCTCGCTGCAGGCCCAACGCAAGCTGACCATTCCCTTCCTCAAGGAAACGCTGGGTTGGTAACTGCTTCGGGAACTCAGGTGTAGGAGCGAGCTCTGCTCGCGAACTCTTGGCTGCACAAGCGCTTCGCGAGCAGAGCTCGCTCCCACACCAGGACGTTTATTCCCCAGCCAGCTTGCGGTCGTACTGAAAACGCCAGCGCGTGTAGAGCAGTGCGCAGCAGAACAAGCCGAAGCTGATCACCGCCTCCAGTGCGCCGAACAGTGCACGTGCCGGATCGATGGCGGCGAGTACGCCCTGGATGAAGTAGATGTTGACCACGAAGCAGGCCCAGGCATGAGCGCGGGCGTTACCCAGCAACATACCGGGAGCGAGCAGTGCAAGCGGCAGCAACTGGATCGCCAATACAACCCCGACCCGCGCACCATGCAGGTCAGCGAAGGCCAGATTCCACACCAGCAGCAGGGCCAGCAGGGCGATAAAGCTGAACAGGCTCAGCGCTCGGCTGAGTTTGACCCGTGGCTCCAGCCACTCGAGGCTGGGCAGGGGTTTCTTCGCTCGGGCCACGTTCAACGCTCCAGTTTGCTGGCGGTTTGCGCCAGACGTTGACCCAGTGCACGGCACAGGGTGACTTCATGTTCGTCCAGCGCGCGTTTACCGTCGCCGCCCGCATGGTGGCTGGGGCCGTAGGGCGTGCCACCGCGACGGGTTTCAAGCAGTGCCGCTTCGCTGTAGGGCAGGCCGCAGAGCAGCATGCCGTGGTGCAGCAGTGGGATCATCATCGACAGCAAGGTGGTCTCCTGGCCGCCATGCAGGCTGGCGGTGGAGGTGAACACGCCAGCTGGCTTGCCGACCAGTTCGCCGGTGAGCCACAGATTGCTGGTGCCATCGATGAAGTACTTGAGTGGCGCTGCCATGTTGCCGAAACGGGTCGGGCTGCCCAAGGCCAGGCCCGAGCAGTTCTTCAGATCATCCAGGGTGGCGTACATGGCGCCGTCCTCCGGAACGCTCGGCGCAACGGCCTCGCATTCGCTGGATACCGCAGGCACCGTGCGCAGGCGCGCCTCCAGGCCAGCCATCTCGACGCCACGGGCAATCTGCTTGGCCATCTGCGCGGTGGCGCCATGGCGGCTGTAGTAGAGCACCAGGATGTAGGGCGCGCTCATGCCAGTAGCTCCAGTACTTTTTCCGGTGGTCGGCCGATCACCGCTTTGTCGCCAGCGATGAGGATCGGGCGCTCGATCAGCTTGGGATGCGTGACCATGGCCTCGATCAGTTGCGCCTCACTCAAGCTGGCATCGCTCAGGCCCAGCGTCTTGTATTCGTCCTCGCCGCTACGTAGCAGGTCGCGTGCGGAGATACCCAGCTTGCCGAGTAGGCTCTTGAGCTCGCTGGCGCTGGGTGGCGTTTCCAGATAGCGCACGACGTGCGGTTGCAGGCCGCGGGCTTGCAGCAGCTCCAGAGCACCGCGGGATTTCGAGCAGCGCGGGTTGTGGTAGAGGGTCAGGTCGGTCATGGTGGCTCGCATCCGGCTTGAAGTGGCGGCTATTCTAACCGCCTGATGCGCGGATGCACGCAAACCGCTGGGGCGGCTTTGCTGCGACCTTTTTACGCGGCGCATTGTCTGTCTGTTTAGGTTTGAGGGCTAAGGAGAGGTCATGCTGCGTCGTTTGAAGGACTGGATGGGGTTCTGGCTCAGCCTGTATCAGCGTTTCGTGGATAACCGCGGCGCAGGCAACGCAGCGGCGTTGACCTACACCACCTTGTTCGCCGTGGTGCCGATGATGACCGTGACCTTCGCCATGCTGTCGGCAATTCCAGCGTTCCAAGGTGTAGGCGAGGAAATCCAGGGGTTCATCTTCAACAACTTCGTACCCTCCACGGGCGAGACGGTGCAGGAGTATCTGCGTGAGTTCACCACGCAGGCGCGGCAGCTGACCTGGTTCGGCGTGGGCCTGCTGGCCGTTACCGCCTTCCTGATGCTGGTGACCATCGAGAAGACCTTCAACGTGATCTGGCGGGTACGCCAGCCACGCCGCGGGATGTCCAGCTTCCTGCTGTACTGGGCGATTCTCAGCCTTGGGCCGCTGCTGCTGGGGGCCGGTTTTGCGGTCAGTACCTATATCGCCTCGCTGTCACTGATCTCCGGGCCGGATGCAGTAATCGGCGCCAAGACGCTGCTTGCTTTCACGCCGTTGTTATCGAGCATCGCGGCCTTTACCTTGCTGTATGCCGCGGTCCCCAACACTCGTGTGCCGTTGTCTCATGCTCTGTTGGGCGGCCTGTTCAGCGCCGTGCTGTTCGAAGTGGCCAAGGCGCTGTTCGGCCTCTATGTGCGGCTTTTTCCCGGTTATCACCTGATCTACGGCGCCTTCGCCACGGTGCCGCTGTTTCTGGTGTGGATCTATCTGTCCTGGTTGATCGTGCTGCTGGGCGCCGAGCTGGTATATGGCCTGTCGCAACCGCGGCACTGGCGCCGCGAGCCTATCCCCAAGGGGCTGATTGTGCTGGTGGTGTTGCGGCTTTTGCTCAAACGTCAGCAGAAGGGCGAGGCTCTGCATTATGGCGACATGCAACGTGCGGGCTGGCGGTTGCCCGAAGACGAGTGGACGCAGGTGATGGATTTTCTCGAGCGCGAGCACCTGGCATGCAAGGCCAATGGCGGAGGGTGGGTGCTGTGCCGCGATCTGCACAACTTCTCCCTGTATCAATTGCTCGAGTGCAGTCCCTGGCCATTACCGAGTTTGTCGCAACTGCCCGCTCAGCTCGACGAGCCCTGGTACCCGGCATTGCGCGAGGGGCTGGAGCGCATGCAAGCGGAGCGTGAGTCACAATTCGGAGCCAGTCTGGCGGATTGGTTGCCGGGGAAGGGCTGAGCAAACCCGCGCGGCGTGTCGGGCAATGGGGCGCCAGAAAGGGTGACAAAAAACGTCAGTTTCAGGCGTTGCCTAGTCCTGCCGTGGCCTGGACGCAAGGGGTAGGCGCCAAGGAATGCGTTGTACAAGGGCTGGCACGCTTCTAGCTACTGCAGGAGCAGTTGCTATCGAACTGCCAGCAGGGGCAGGGATCGCTGAGGACGCAGGCAGTAATGACGGTAAAAAACAGGGTAATCCACCTTCATCGACGCGATCCGCAGGAAGCGCTGGCGCGGCTCAACCGAATCACTGGTCTGGAGTTCGCGCGTTGGCCGGAGTCGCTGCTCGAACACGTGGTTGCCGAAAACCTGCAGCCAGACGCTGACGGTTCAATCCCGCGGGCTGCGCCCAGCCCCGGAGTTTCCTCTGGCTGAAAGCAAAACCCCGCGTCACTGCGCGGGGGTCGATGTTGCCGTTCTGGTTCAGGCCATGGCCTGGCGGGTCTCGCTGTTGGCCAATTCGACGGCTTGAACGAAGAATTCCTCGACCACCAGACTCTGCGCCGGCACAGCTGAGCGCAGGCGTACCTGCATGTCTTCGATCTTCATCCGCACTGGCATGCGAGCGATCCCGGAGAGCAGGATCTTGCCATGGGCATTGACCTTGCCATGGTCGACATTCACCTCGCGGCGCTTGTCCCCGTCGCGATAACTCACCAGCAGCGATACCGGCAGGTTGGCCAGCCCCGGCAATTGCAGCCAGGTGGCGACGTTGTATTCGGCCACGCGCCCCTCGTAGGGAGTGACCAGCAGGTGAGCGACGTCGACGATGCGCGAGGGCACGGAGCCAATCAGCTTGTCTTGCGCTTGGGACATGGTGAAAATCCAGGCTGGGTGAGACTTGAGTTCCAAGAATTATAAGCAGCCACCTCTTGGGGAAACTGTGCACTCGGCGGATAGGCCGCGTGACTGGAGTCGCAGTTTTGTATATCAGGCCAGGCGCAGCGGGTGGCGGGTAACCGATGAGGTCTGCAGGTTGCTGTCGGGCAGCGGCAAAATCGCTTGGTTATGCACGCTGGCCAGTTGCAGCCAAAGGTGCTCGCCAGAGCTGAACTGGCCGTTGGGCAGCCACAGGCCATGGTGCCAACCATTGCCCGGTGCCGGGGTGCTCTGCAGCACACCAGGGTGAGTCTGCGCATTGGGGGCGCGTCGTAGCCAGACCGGACGTGGCAGGCCTTTCAGATAGCGCAGCCCGAGGTGCAGGCCTTCGCTATTGAGATGACGCCAACGCACCAGTGCCAGGGTCGGTGTGGCATTGGTAAGTAGTAGAACCAGTTGCCCGACTTGCAGTTGCCCGCCTTCGTTGGCGTTGCACAGCAGGCGCGCGCCACCCGGGCTGGCATCGAGAATCTGCGCCTCGGTGCGTTGTGGCAGCTTGTCCAGCAATTGCGCATGGATGGCCGGCAGGCCCACTACCAGACTGCACTGGCCGTCCAGTTCGGCGCGCTCGTGGCGACGTTGCTGGCGCCCCAGCCAGTGCTGGCGTACCCGTTCGAGTAATTGGCGTTCCTGCATGCTTTGCAGTGGTGCCGGCTCATGCAGGGCGATCAGCAGCGCGCCCAGTTCGAAGCGGCGCAGGTTGGCGGCTTCGCCTTCGATACGCTGTTCGAAACTGAGGCAAGCCTGTGATTCGCTGAGGTCGACTACCGGGCCTTCGGCATCGTCTTCCTCGTCCCAGGCTTGCAGCCTGGCCAGCGCCGCCAGAGGTGCCAGCGCGCTGAACAGAGTCAGGCATTCGCCTTCATCGAGATGGAAGGGGTTGCTCAGGGCCAAGAGCAGCATCTGCTGGTAGAGGCCGCGCAGGGTGCTGGCCGGTTTCGGCTCGAAGGCCGCCGCGACTGGTTCGTCCAGGCACTGCTGATGCTCGCCGATCCAGTACAGCAGGTGGCTGTCGCGCCAGAGAGTTGCAGGCGGCTCCTGGTACAGCTGGTAGTGGCGCAATAACTGCTGGGCAAGAAAGTGCTGGGCCATGTACAGGCACCACGCCAGGTGCGGCATCGACGGCTGGCGACCCTGCAAAATTTGCAGTAGCAGGCGTTTGAAACCGATCGCCAGCTCGCCGCACAACCGCACGAATAGAGCGCTTGGCGGATGCTGGCGATTGGCAAGGCTGGCGTAATGGCGGTACTCGTCACTGAAGTTTTGCAGCGCACGCTGCCTTTCCAGTAAGGTCAGAGCGCTGCGATTGAGCGAAAACAAAAGGCCCAGCACTTGCTGCAGGCCATGTTCCGGCTCCAGATGGCGAGCAGCTGCGAGTCGCTGGGCGATTTCCGCCGGCGATAAGCTGTTGTCCTCGCGGATGTCCGGTACTTCCAGGCGCAGGGCATCCAGCGTCATATCAACCCCGGGTGGACGAGGATCGAGTACATGGGCTTAGGGCTCCGGAAATTCGGCAAGGCTGTTTTGAGTATCTGCGCCGGTCTGTTGCTGACGGCTTGTGCCGAAGATTACGGCCTTGATCAGCATGGACGAAAGGTAACGGCTGAGAGCCTCGATGGCCAGTGGCTGATCATCAATTATTGGGCCGAATGGTGCGCGCCGTGCCGCACCGAGATTCCTGAACTCAACGCGTTGGAAGAAACGCTGAAAAACCAGTCGGCGCGGGTGATTGGCGTCAACTTCGACGCCTTGCAGGGCGATGACCTCAAGCGTGCGGCTGACAGTTTCGACATCCGCTTCACCGTGCTGGCGCAGGATCCGGCGGCGCGCTTCGAACTGCCACGCACCGATGTCTTGCCGGTCACCTACATTGTCGATGCCGAGGGCAAACTGCGTGAGCGCCTGGTCGGCGAGCAGACGGCAGCCGGCCTGCTGACGCATCTTCGAGCGCTGCGCGGGGAGTAGGCCGGACGCCGGGTCTACGGCGTGAGGTGAGTGTCACGGGGACGTGCCCAGCAATGCACCTAGGGACGGGCACGTACTGCACCGTTCCAAATGGAGTTGCTGCGCACCCGGGTTTCAGCCGTTCACCAACCGGGCACCCCACTCATGTCCGGTAGCTGGTGGGCGATGCCCTTGTGGCAATCGATGCAGGTGGCTGCGCCGCTGGCCAGGGCGCTGGAGTGCATCTGGCGGGCGCGCGGGCTCTGTTTGGTGAAGTCCATGTAGTCGAAGTTGTGGCAGTTGCGGCATTCCAGCGAATCGTTGGCCTTGAGCCGTGCCCATTCGTGTTCGGCCAGTTCGCGACGCTTTTCCAGAAACTTCTCGCGGGTGCTGATGGTGCCGAAGATCTTGCCCCAGACTTCCTTGGACGCCTGCATCTTGCGCGCGATCTTGTCCGTCCACTGGTGCGGTACGTGGCAGTCCGGGCAGGTGGCGCGCACCCCGGAGCGGTTGCTGTAGTGAATGGTGTCCTGCAGCTCGACGTACACGTTGTCACGCATCTCATGGCAGGAGATGCAAAACTGCTCGGTATTGGTGGCCTCCAGCGCGGTGTTGAAACCGCCCCAGAAAATGATCCCGGCGATGAAGCCGCCAAGCGTGAGAAAACCCAGGCTGTAATGCACGCTTGGGCGGCGCAGGATGCCCCAGTACTCCTTGAGTAGGGCCATTAACGACTTCATGAAAGGCCTCCTCAGGGTTTTGCCGTGCCGGCGGCTTCGTCGCCGAGCAACTGGTCGATATTGCGGAAGGCGTTACCGACCAGAGGTTTGACCTCCTGCTGGGTGACGTGGCACTGGGTACAGAAGTAGCGCCGTGGTGAAACCGCCGCCAGGGCCTGGCCGTCACGATCCATGTAATGAGTGATGCTGATCATCGGCGCCTGGCTGCGGGCGCTGCCGGCGCGGCTGTGGCAGGTCAGGCACTTGTTGCCGTTGGCGTCGACCTGATAGCCGCGAATGCTGTGCGGAATGGTCGGCGGCTGCTCGGGGTAATTGCGCTCGCGCTTGATATCCTTGTTCTCTTCATTGCCGAGCACGGGCGCCGGTAGGCTCTGGCTCAGGGTGCCGCCAGGGCGGCGACCGTCCGGTGCCGGAGCGTCGAGCGGGTAATTGAGCTCGCCGGCGATGGCCAGACCAAAGGCGGCGAGCAGTAACAGAGGCAGAAAACGCAGAGTCATGACGGTTCTCCTCAGGCCAGGCTGACCAGTTCGATCTTCACCGCACACTTCTTGTAGTCGGTCTGCTTGGAGATCGGGTCGGTGGCGTCCAGGGTGACCTTGTTGATCAGTTTGTTGGCGTCGAAGAAGGGCACGAACACCAGGCCACGCGGCGGCTTGTTGCGACCACGGGTTTCGATGCGCGCGCGGATTTCCCCACGTCGGCTGATCACCTTGACCTCGCTGCCGCGTCGCGCCTTGAGTGCCTTGGCATCGTCCGGGTGCATGTACACCAGGGCATCGGGCACGGCGCCGTGCAGCTCCTCGACGCGCTGGGTCATGCTGCCGGTGTGCCAGTGTTCGAGCACGCGGCCGGTGCTGAGCCAGAACGGGAAGTCGTCATCCGGTGCCTCCGCTGGTGGCTCATAGGGCAGGGCGAAGATCAGCGCACGTTTGTCCGGGTAGCCGTAGAACTGCACGCCGCTGCCTTTTTCCACGTAGGGGTCGAGGCCTTCGCGATAGCGCCAGCGCGTTTCCTTGCCGTCAACCACCGGCCAGCGCAGGCCACGCTCGGCGTGATAGCTGTCGAAGGGCGCCAGGTCATGGGCATGGCCGCGACCGAACTGGGCGTATTCCTCGAACAAGCCCTTCTGCAGGTAAAAGCCAAAGGCCTCGGCCTCGTCGTTGGCATAGCCGGCCTCGATCTGTTCGCGGGGGAACTGGTCGACCTGGCCGTTGGCGAACAGCACCTGGTACAGCGTCTTGCCCCTGTATTCCGGGGCCTTGGCCAGCAGTTCGGCAGGCCAGACTTCATCGGT
The genomic region above belongs to Pseudomonas sediminis and contains:
- the purM gene encoding phosphoribosylformylglycinamidine cyclo-ligase, with the protein product MSKQPSISYKDAGVDIDAGEALVERIKGVAKRTARPEVMGGLGGFGALCEIPAGYKQPVLVSGTDGVGTKLRLALNLNKHDSIGQDLVAMCVNDLVVCGAEPLFFLDYYATGKLNVDVAATVVTGIGAGCELAGCSLVGGETAEMPGMYEGEDYDLAGFCVGVVEKAEIIDGSKVVTGDALIALPSSGPHSNGYSLIRKIIEVSGADIEQLQLDGKALADLLMAPTRIYVKPLLKLIKDTGAVKAMAHITGGGLLDNIPRVLPQGAQAVIDVTSWNRPAVFDWLQEQGNVDEHEMHRVLNCGVGMVICVAQDQVETALASLRASGEQPWVIGQITAAAEGAAQVQLNNLKAH
- a CDS encoding DUF2066 domain-containing protein, whose translation is MRLPIRLLFLCLSLLSLPVLAAPVTGLYQVREPVADQQPEARDGAMQKALQTLVLRLTGDAKALQSAGLEGLRKDPQQIVSQYGYEGDALLVEFDPGSTERQLRQAGLALWGANRPAILTWWLNESPEGSQLVGESQSASALLRDAAQHRGLPLRLPLADLSEQALGSADVLLANDPQALREASERYVADALLAVQATESGGSWQATWRLWLGDEREQGKAEAADQAALADAVLLAVAERLAPRFLVKPGAAQSLTLVIEGADLGRFAALERLLEPFAARLQEIDGQRLVYQVSASPEQLRAQLALGQLQEVSEPLDAAEPVENPEAAATEAPQVKPRTDQLRFRW
- a CDS encoding AI-2E family transporter translates to MTDSTRWLWMAGLFLLGWLLYLLHPILSPFLIGILLAYMGDPLVDRLERHRLSRTGGVVVVFALFALVLLILLLVLVPMLGRQLVRLYQLAPEMLDWLQGTALPWSQSHLGLQDDLLQVDQLKQVFTDNIGKTTDVLKAVLAQATSSGLALLAWLGNLMLIPVVSFYLMRDWDLLVERVRRLLPRQREGLIVKLTGECHEVLGAFLRGQLLVMLALSVIYSVGLMLVGLELGLLIGVLAGLASIVPYMGFIVGIGAALTAALFQFGLEPYPLIGIGVVFMIGQLLEGMVLTPLLVGDRIGLHPVAVIFAILAGGQLFGFTGVLLALPVAAVIMVLLRHAHDLYKLSGLYGESSGSHEPPT
- the hda gene encoding DnaA regulatory inactivator Hda gives rise to the protein MKPIQLPLGVRLRDDATFANYYPGANAAALGYVERLCEADAGWTESLIYLWGAEGVGRSHLLQAACLRFEQRGEAVVYLPLSEVVQHGPELLDNLELCELVCLDDLDAVAGRSDWEEGLFHLFNRLRDSGRRLLLAGTMSPRELPIQLPDLKSRLTLSLIFQLHELSDEDKLRALQLRASRRGLQMSDEVGRFILTRGERSMSALFELLERLDQASLQAQRKLTIPFLKETLGW
- a CDS encoding DUF2069 domain-containing protein, with product MARAKKPLPSLEWLEPRVKLSRALSLFSFIALLALLLVWNLAFADLHGARVGVVLAIQLLPLALLAPGMLLGNARAHAWACFVVNIYFIQGVLAAIDPARALFGALEAVISFGLFCCALLYTRWRFQYDRKLAGE
- the wrbA gene encoding NAD(P)H:quinone oxidoreductase: MSAPYILVLYYSRHGATAQMAKQIARGVEMAGLEARLRTVPAVSSECEAVAPSVPEDGAMYATLDDLKNCSGLALGSPTRFGNMAAPLKYFIDGTSNLWLTGELVGKPAGVFTSTASLHGGQETTLLSMMIPLLHHGMLLCGLPYSEAALLETRRGGTPYGPSHHAGGDGKRALDEHEVTLCRALGQRLAQTASKLER
- the arsC gene encoding arsenate reductase (glutaredoxin) (This arsenate reductase requires both glutathione and glutaredoxin to convert arsenate to arsenite, after which the efflux transporter formed by ArsA and ArsB can extrude the arsenite from the cell, providing resistance.), with the translated sequence MTDLTLYHNPRCSKSRGALELLQARGLQPHVVRYLETPPSASELKSLLGKLGISARDLLRSGEDEYKTLGLSDASLSEAQLIEAMVTHPKLIERPILIAGDKAVIGRPPEKVLELLA
- a CDS encoding YihY family inner membrane protein; translation: MLRRLKDWMGFWLSLYQRFVDNRGAGNAAALTYTTLFAVVPMMTVTFAMLSAIPAFQGVGEEIQGFIFNNFVPSTGETVQEYLREFTTQARQLTWFGVGLLAVTAFLMLVTIEKTFNVIWRVRQPRRGMSSFLLYWAILSLGPLLLGAGFAVSTYIASLSLISGPDAVIGAKTLLAFTPLLSSIAAFTLLYAAVPNTRVPLSHALLGGLFSAVLFEVAKALFGLYVRLFPGYHLIYGAFATVPLFLVWIYLSWLIVLLGAELVYGLSQPRHWRREPIPKGLIVLVVLRLLLKRQQKGEALHYGDMQRAGWRLPEDEWTQVMDFLEREHLACKANGGGWVLCRDLHNFSLYQLLECSPWPLPSLSQLPAQLDEPWYPALREGLERMQAERESQFGASLADWLPGKG
- a CDS encoding PilZ domain-containing protein yields the protein MTLDALRLEVPDIREDNSLSPAEIAQRLAAARHLEPEHGLQQVLGLLFSLNRSALTLLERQRALQNFSDEYRHYASLANRQHPPSALFVRLCGELAIGFKRLLLQILQGRQPSMPHLAWCLYMAQHFLAQQLLRHYQLYQEPPATLWRDSHLLYWIGEHQQCLDEPVAAAFEPKPASTLRGLYQQMLLLALSNPFHLDEGECLTLFSALAPLAALARLQAWDEEDDAEGPVVDLSESQACLSFEQRIEGEAANLRRFELGALLIALHEPAPLQSMQERQLLERVRQHWLGRQQRRHERAELDGQCSLVVGLPAIHAQLLDKLPQRTEAQILDASPGGARLLCNANEGGQLQVGQLVLLLTNATPTLALVRWRHLNSEGLHLGLRYLKGLPRPVWLRRAPNAQTHPGVLQSTPAPGNGWHHGLWLPNGQFSSGEHLWLQLASVHNQAILPLPDSNLQTSSVTRHPLRLA
- a CDS encoding TlpA disulfide reductase family protein, whose product is MGLGLRKFGKAVLSICAGLLLTACAEDYGLDQHGRKVTAESLDGQWLIINYWAEWCAPCRTEIPELNALEETLKNQSARVIGVNFDALQGDDLKRAADSFDIRFTVLAQDPAARFELPRTDVLPVTYIVDAEGKLRERLVGEQTAAGLLTHLRALRGE
- a CDS encoding cytochrome c3 family protein; amino-acid sequence: MKSLMALLKEYWGILRRPSVHYSLGFLTLGGFIAGIIFWGGFNTALEATNTEQFCISCHEMRDNVYVELQDTIHYSNRSGVRATCPDCHVPHQWTDKIARKMQASKEVWGKIFGTISTREKFLEKRRELAEHEWARLKANDSLECRNCHNFDYMDFTKQSPRARQMHSSALASGAATCIDCHKGIAHQLPDMSGVPGW
- a CDS encoding nitrate reductase cytochrome c-type subunit, whose translation is MTLRFLPLLLLAAFGLAIAGELNYPLDAPAPDGRRPGGTLSQSLPAPVLGNEENKDIKRERNYPEQPPTIPHSIRGYQVDANGNKCLTCHSRAGSARSQAPMISITHYMDRDGQALAAVSPRRYFCTQCHVTQQEVKPLVGNAFRNIDQLLGDEAAGTAKP